A region from the Aegilops tauschii subsp. strangulata cultivar AL8/78 chromosome 5, Aet v6.0, whole genome shotgun sequence genome encodes:
- the LOC109746371 gene encoding uncharacterized protein translates to MAGDAPPMKRPKLEKDDGWSRHPSAANGSAPRPPAASPSDAPPPGGEEDDEELPEEAVLALIAHHEREVERYKLKLDAAERKLADTRSRLARHRGRAPDRNNQPPPPPPPVQKAAAPDRRTPPPSQREAPKPSAPSQKPPAPQARPQLVIPGAGHSRPAPRPALPVPKKSPSSSSPSLVQAPQRKAEKKPKREIVQREHQNLVQSVKKSSAPTTLKFYGGTLVSSQHKRKLRCLELCPADDQLVITSALDGMVTLWQVQSSGPSISLLSTTNCFSSKQRWPEDVAWHPDGDTIFAVYTADGGDTQVSMMNLNTSGQKKVTFLQAKPHTKGIINNINFMPWSDTCFMTGGSDHAVMLWQERDDSWNHKKVHRDLHSSAVMGVAGLQQRKTIISVGMDKRIISYDVSAERAEYKNLIDSKCLSVLLNPSDFNLYMVQTGSPGRQLRLFDIRLRQTEVHAIGWKQTSSESQSALINQSWSPDGWYLSSGSADPVIHIFDIRYQGQKPCQSVQAHQKRVFKAVWHQTFPVLTSISSDLNVAIHKY, encoded by the exons ATGGCAGGCGACGCGCCGCCGATGAAGAGGCCCAAGCTGGAGAAGGACGACGGCTGGTCCCGCCACCCCTCCGCCGCCAACGGCTCCGCGCCCaggccccccgccgcctcccccagcgacgcgccgccgccgggcggggaggaggacgacgaggagcTCCCAGAGGAGGCcgtgctcgcgctcatcgcccaCCACGAGCGCGAGGTCGAGCGGTACAAGCTCAAG CTGGACGCCGCCGAGAGGAAGCTGGCCGACACGCGGTCGAGGCTCGCCCGGCACCGAGGCCGCGCCCCCGATCGGAACAAccagcccccgccgccgccaccgcccgtcCAGAAGGCCGCCGCGCCGGATCGCAGGACGCCGCCTCCGAGCCAGAGGGAGGCCCCCAAGCCGTCGGCGCCGAGCCAGAAGCCCCCCGCGCCGCAGGCGAGGCCGCAGCTCGTCATCCCGGGGGCAGGCCACAGCCGCCCGGCCCCGCGGCCCGCTTTGCCCGTACCGAAGAAGTCCCCATCGTCATCGTCGCCGTCTttggtgcaggcaccacagaggAAGGCGGAGAAGAAACCCAAGCGAGAGATCG TGCAGAGAGAACATCAGAACTTGGTTCAGAGCGTCAAGAAGTCGTCTGCGCCGACGACGCTTAAGTTCTACGGCGGCACCCTGGTCTCCAGCCAGCACAAGAGGAAGCTTAGGTGTCTTGAGCTGTGCCCTGCTGATGACCAGCTTGTCATTACAAG TGCATTGGATGGAATGGTGACTCTGTGGCAAGTACAGTCAAGTGG GCCATCCATCTCTTTGCTTAGCACTACAAATTGCTTTTCTTCAAAGCAAAGGTGGCCTGAGGATGTAGCTTGGCATCCAGATGGTGACACAATTTTTGCCGTATATACTGCTGATGGTGGTGACACCCAGGTTTCAATGATGAATCTTAACACATCAGGACAA AAGAAAGTTACTTTCCTGCAAGCGAAGCCTCATACCAAGGGAATCATAAACAACATAAATTTCATGCCCTGGTCTGATACATGCTTTATGACTGGTGGAAGTGACCATGCCGTCATGCTCTGGCAAGAGAGAGACGATTCATGGAACCACAAGAAAGTGCACAGGGATCTGCATTCTTCTGCTGTCATGGGTGTTGCCGGATTGCAACAGAGAAAAACAATAATATCAGTCGGAATGGACAAGAGGATAATATCATACGATGTCTCAGCTGAAAGGGCAGAGTACAAGAACCTGATTGATAGCAAATGCTTGAGCGTGTTACTAAATCCAAGTGATTTCAACCTATACATGGTACAAACAGG GTCGCCAGGCAGGCAGCTTCGCTTGTTTGACATCAGGCTCAGGCAGACGGAGGTTCACGCGATTGGTTGGAAGCAAACGAGCAGCGAGTCCCAGTCAGCCCTGATAAACCAGTCGTGGTCTCCGGACGGCTGGTACTTATCATCTGGGTCAGCAGACCCTGTGATCCATATCTTTGACATAAGGTACCAAGGCCAGAAGCCCTGCCAGTCGGTGCAGGCTCATCAGAAGCGGGTCTTCAAGGCCGTTTGGCACCAGACCTTCCCAGTTTTGACCTCCATCTCGTCGGACCTCAACGTCGCGATCCACAAATACTGA
- the LOC109746370 gene encoding ankyrin repeat domain-containing protein 2A has product MATTQEAEKTSVVEAVEQPSPTSAAPAEEKTSVVKAEEEPSPAAAAPAEEKTSVKAEEEPSPAAAAAEGQRRPPAATAARRAGAPASPFDFSTMMNLLNDPSIKEMAEQIAKDPSFSEMAEQLQKTVAPAPASSATARSPQEVAAALDPQKYVSTMQQLMQNPQFVAMAERLGSALMQDPAMSSVLGGLTNPAQKEQLEARVARMKDDPSLKPILDEIESGGPAAMMKYWNDPEALQKFGRAMGVGPSGAAAGAGTEAEEEEEVVAGEEGEYEEESIIHQTASVGDVEGLKKALADGVDKDEEDSEGRRGLHFACGYGELGCAQALLEAGAAADAVDKNKNTALHYAAGYGRKECVALLVDHGASVTLQNLDGKTAIDVARLNSQEEVLKLLEKHAYV; this is encoded by the exons ATGGCCACTACTCAAG AGGCGGAGAAGACGAGCGTCGTCGAGGCCGTGGAGCAGCCTTCCCCCACGTCGGCGGCCCCGGCAGAGGAGAAGACGAGCGTCGtcaaggcggaggaggagccttccccggcggcggcggcgccggcagaGGAGAAAACAAGCGTTAAGGCCGAGGAGGAGCCTTCtccggcggctgcggcggcggaggggCAGCGGCGGCCGCCTGCGGCTACGGCGGCGCGCAGGGCGGGTGCTCCGGCCAGCCCCTTCGACTTCTCCACCATGATGAACTTGCTCAAC GACCCGAGCATCAAGGAGATGGCGGAGCAGATCGCCAAGGACCCGTCATTCAGCGAGATGGCGGAGCAGCTGCAGAAGACggtggcgccggcgccggcgtcgTCGGCGACGGCCCGGTCGCcgcaggaggtggcggcggcgctgGACCCGCAGAAGTACGTGTCGACGATGCAGCAGCTGATGCAGAACCCGCAGTTCGTGGCCATGGCGGAGCGGCTGGGCAGCGCGCTGATGCAGGACCCGGCCATGTCCTCCGTCCTCGGTGGCCTCACCAACCCCGCCCAGAAGGAGCAGCTCGAGGCCCGCGTCGCCCGCATGAAGGACGACCCCTCCCTCAAGCCCATCCTCGACGAGATCGAGTCCGGCGGCCCCGCCGCCATGATGAA gtactggaacgacccggaggcGCTGCAGAAGTTCGGCCGCGCGATGGGCGTGGGCCCGTcgggcgccgccgccggagccggaaccgaagcagaggaggaggaagaagttGTTGCCGGCGAGGAAGGGGAGTACGAGGAGGAATCTATCATCCACCAGACGGCGAGCGTGGGCGACGTGGAGGGGCTGAAGAAGGCGCTGGCCGATGGCGTGGACAAGGACGAGGAGGACTCggaggggcggcgggggctgCACTTCGCGTGCGGCTACGGCGAGCTCGGGTGCGCGCAGGCGCTGCTggaggccggcgccgccgcggaCGCCGTGGACAAGAACAAGAACACCGCGCTCCACTACGCCGCCGGCTACGGCCGCAAGGAGTGCGTCGCGCTGCTCGTCGACCACGGCGCCTCCGT GACGCTGCAGAACCTGGACGGGAAGACGGCCATCGACGTGGCGAGGCTCAACAGCCAGGAGGAGGTGCTCAAGCTGCTGGAGAAGCACGCATACGTCTag